The stretch of DNA GAAAGATTCAAGGCAAGGCTCGTAGCTAAAGGGTTTACACAGAAGGAAGGGATCCATTATAACGAAACCTTCTCTCCTGTGTCTACCAAAGATTCATTCAGAGTCGTCATGGCACTTGTAGCCTATTTCGATATggagttacatcagatggatgttaagactgCGTTCCTAAATGGAGACTTAGATGAGACAATTTATATGGCGCAACCGGAAGGTTTTGTCATTAAAGGTAAAGAACATATGGGATGTAGATTAAAGAAATCTATTTATGGACTTAAGCAAGTGTCCAGACAGTGGAACCTCAAATTCGATGAAGTTATTAAGAAATTCGGATTTGTGGAAAATGATGCAGATAAATGCATCTACATTAAAGCCAAGGGTGGAAGACTAATAATTCTAGtactgtatgtggatgacatactgttAGCTTGCAACGATAAGAATATGTTGCATGAGACTAAGAATTTTCTCTCATCTcattttgatatgaaggatcttggtgaggTCTCGTATGTACTTGCCATTGAGATACACCGAGACAGAGCCCAAGGCGTACTAGGATTATCTCAGAAAGCTtatattgagaaaatgcttaAGAGATATAATTTTGATACGTGCGACATGTCACCTGTTCCGTTATAGAAGGGCGATAAGCTAAATGGAAGTCAATGCCCCAAGAATGATTTTGAAAGAAGTAAGATGAATAATATTTCATATGCATCAGCTGTAGGAAGCTTGATGTATGCGCAGGTCTGTACGCGTCCAGACTTGTCATTTACAGCCGGAGTACTTAGCAGATATCAGTCTAATCCAGGATGGGCTCACTGGGTAGGTGTTAAGAAGGCATTAAGATATTGCCAAGGCACAAAACATTATATGTTAATGTATAAGAGATCAAATAACCTTGAGGTTGAATGTTACACTGATGCTGACTTTGCCGGTGATGAAGATGACAGGAAGTCTACTTCCGGTTATATTTATACACTAGCAAGGGGAGCGATATCATGGAGAAGTGGTAAGCAAGGTGTAACGGCTGTATCTACAATGCAAGCTGAATTTGTGTCATGTTATGATGCCACGGGACATGCATTGTGGCTTAAGAACTTTATACCGGCATTAAGACTTGTTGATAGTATCTCGAGACCTATCACAATGTATTGCGACAATCAGTCTGCAGTTTTCTTTTGCGCAAATGATAAACTAAGTGGTGCTTCTAAGCACATAGATCTTAAGTATCGTGTCGTGAAAGATAGAAACCGGGACAATACACTTAAAATTAAGCATATAAGTACTAAAGAAAATATTGCGGATCCGCTCATAAAAGATCTACCACCAATCCTTTTTCAGAAACATGTCCTAGGCATGGGTCTGGTGAGTAGCCTGGATCAAGTCCTGGTTCAGGGCCATTAAAATTTCCTCAATTAAGAGTAAGAGTTCTGACAAGGTTTCTCAGTGAGGCTATGGATAATATTGTCCCAGTATACCGCTGTGCTGCTAATGACGCATTGGTCTGGTACTTGCTGATTTACTAAGGATGAACGTTAGTTTAGTTTAAGTTAGTGACTGAATAGTCGTTAGTTTAAGTTTAATTTGTTGACCTTCGGTCAAGGAGGAGAATGTTGGATTTGTTAGTTTGACCTCGGTCAACCCTTAACTAACGCAATCAGAGGGGATATCCATTCCCCAGATCTCGGACTCGGGAAACAAATCCCGAGTCCGGTTTTGCCGTGATcgggaggcaaaaccctaagcCCATTGGGCTCGGCCCCGGGCCTACAGCGTGACTATAAGTAGATGGTCAACCTCATAGGTTTTCCTCATCCCAAATCTCGTGATTCTCACGTAATCCACCCTAACCGATCGCTAAGCGCGCTGGAAGGCTCGAGTCCCACGTCTGGGGCAGTGCCGGTGGCGACCTGAAGGCCGCCGCTACCCCGAGAGAGAGGTCGCTCAAGGAACGACTACGCTCCCCGACTCCGCCCTCGTCGTCGACCACATCACTACTGCACCGACGACCATGGACACCACGGCCGCCGGTAAATGATCGAGTCCTCATGTTAATCCGCATTAGTGAACTCAATATGATCTACTGTGTAGACTAAATGATCCTGCTAAGTCTGTTCTAAGTAATGCTTTACTAACACTACCAAGAGGAGGCGGAGACATCGATCGACCTGCCGGATTATTTCATCCTTGTCGTGCCGATCACAACCACCGTAGATCGATGCTGATGCTGATGGCAACTACCGCGGCAGCAGGGCTTGGACGCCGCTGGCCAACTCCAACCACGGCAGTTCTGAGCAGTGGGCAGCACCGCTCGGTGTTTTATTTGGTCTCTCTGCAATTCCTACCGGACACCATTCACCAGTCACTCAGACAGTAGCCTTGGTTGCCTTGCTGATACCATGATATCTTTACCACGGCGCGAGGCCGTGTCGGCGTCCCGTGAGACTGGTCCACAGGGGCACTGCCGCAGACCAGTAGACGCGCGCGGTGGCGACCGTGGTGGGGGCGGCTGGGCAAGAGCGACGGGCCGCTAATGGGGCGCGGCGTCTCTATAAATGCAGGTCCCCGCCGGGAGCAGCCACCGCGCGCGCTGGGCGTTAAGGCCGGAGCCGAGTGACACTGACACTGTGGGAGAGTAGAGTGACCGTCACCGTCCGTCCCCGAGCAGCTAGCCTAGCTACCGATGGCCGGCGCAGGGAGCCCGGCCATGGAGAAGGGCGAcctgcgtggagcggcggcggcggagtacgCGCAGGACGGGTCCGTGGACCTGCGCGGCAACCCCGTGCTCCGCTCCAAGCGCGGCGGCTGGACGGCCTGCTCCTTCATCGTCGGTGCGTGTGCTAGATGCTACGCTACGCCGCAGATCTCTACCTCACCTTGGAGTTGTTTCGCCGGAGACTGATGCATGTGCAGTGTACGAGCTGTTCGAGCGGATGGCGTACTACGGGATCGCGTCCAACCTCATCATCTACCTGACGGAGAAGCTCCACCAGGGCACCGTGGAGGCCTCCAACAACGTCACCAACTGGTCCGGCACCGTCTTCCTCACGCCGCTGCTCGGCGCCTACGTCGCCGACGCGTACCTCGGCAGGTACTGGACCTTCGTCATCGGCTCCGCCATATACTTCATGGTACTCCTGCTCCTCCTGATGATGAACTCCTTATTAATTGTTCAGACAAGCATACATATGGATCATGTGTTGTTGGTGGAACAGAGTTTTGACTGAAATGAAGACCAAACACCTCAATCAATGGTCACAGCACGCGTGCCTGGTCATTGTACTAATTAATATGTTCTCTTTGGATAGTCGAGAGAATTCAATTAGTTGAttattggcggcggcggcagcagcgaaaCCATCGCCATTCAGCTAGGCTGGCCTGTATACTTCCTCTATCATAAGTTAAGAATTAGTTAATAATAGTAACCAAACAGAGCTATCCACAGATGGATCGACAATGCTTTCTCCTTGTTTCCTCGTCCAACAGCTACTAGGATAGGAATGTAGCGCCGTAGATCTTGACTGGTATAGATTCAGGTCGGCCAGACCTGAACTTGTTTTGTTCTTTCCTGGGTTCGGATCAGATTTCAGATGAGCCTCGTATCGTATGGGCGTAGATGTCATCTATAGCCTTTGACTGGTGATGACCACCCATTTCCTGATAAGTTCAGAGAATGGTGATGACCACCCATTTCCTGATAAGTTCAGAGAATGGTGATGACCACCCATTTCCTGATAAGTTCAGTCTTCAGTGATTAACAGAGCACCATGTAAGTGTAACCCTACTTCACTAGTAAATTGATCTTTGATTGTACGGCGCTTAGAGAGTATGCAGACATTTCCACGGACGGTGTGTCCTGCTTTGCAGCTACAGTGattcggtgctgctgcagatggACTGAGCCAGTGTCAGTATGGTGCGGCAACCGTCGTTGAGCTGTGAGTGTGAAATGTTAAGGTGTCGTTTGGTTTTTAAGTTgttgtcacatcgaatattcggaTGTCAATTTGTAAGTTCAAATgccaatttaatataaaactaattgcataagttgcaaGTAGGGctctagacgaatctattaagtatagTTAATAcatgattagcggatggttactgtagcaattattagtcaaattatgaactaattagacttaatagattcgtctcgtgattaagtcacgacttatcaaattagttttgtattaagtgtatgtttagtacttctaaTTGGTGTGTAAACATGCGATGTGACAGAATTTAAACACCAATtaggagcattaaatatagacttattataaaattaattttataagttgtgacttaatcacgagacaaatctattaagcctaaatAGTCCATAATTTAACCActaaatgctacagtaatcctTCGCTAATTatgcattaattatacttaatataTTCATCTAGAGCCCTAATTGCAACTTATGAgattaattttatattaaattggcATCCGAGAATTAGAATTGACATCAAACATTTGATGCGAAAACTACTTAAAAAAACGAACGAGCTCTTAAGCTGTTCTTGTCTCCAGAGTCAATGCACGAGCGACCCTGGCCCCCTTTTGTCACGTCACCGTGCTTTCTGAATTGCTGTGGCAGCATCGGTAGCGTCAGGGTCGTTTGGAATTTTCGTAGTATGTACTGAGATCTGCCAAGATGCATGCCAAGGGCACCATCAGGAGGGGAGTTATCTTGTTGCTATCAACTTAAGTCCAACCTAAATACCTTTAAGTTGAATCATTGTGTACCAATTAATCCATGACAAGGACTGCATTTCCTTAAAATCAAGCTTGGATTGTCTGGTTCTATTTTATATTAGAAAAAATTCAATTTACACTCTTGAACTATTACAAAAGTTCACTTTTTAACCTTCAAAACTACAAAACCCGATAGAAAAGGCCCACGGAGACTCACTCCCACGGACACACTTCAAGATTTATTTGATTGGTGGCTCTTAGCACGAAAACAaatcagaaagaaagaaagaaagaaaagtttttTACTCGTTGACAATGCTCGTAGCCTGGTCGATCCGGAAGGAACGAAACCAACACGTCTTCCAAAAGGTGAAGCTGACATCTATTGAACTGGCGGATTTAATTTTGGATGAGGCAAAGTTGTGGTGCTACGCTGGTCTAACACATCTTCTTGAGCTGTTCCCCCAGTTGGAGAATAATGTGGTTGGCTCCGCAGGAGTTCTTTCCTTCTGTCGCGACTTAATTCCTGTGTAATAGCTGCCAAATTCTTTAGGTTTGCGGTGATTGTGGTGTTGTATTGCTACCTTTTCTAttctcctcttaatgaaaaacaagCGCAAGAGTGGTCGCTAAAAAAACCGGATAGCGAAGgtcatccaactatcaaaatcGGGCAAGTCTGTCCCTTAGGATGGTTTCAAaggtgatttttttattttataaaaattaaaaataatcaaatttaaaaaatcataagTAATTCTCTTTAAATTAGAAAATACGAAACTAGTGCCAaaacttttctaaaaatgtaacctaccCTTTGGCACTGTACTCCTCAATTATTCAGATTCATTTTTTTATATTCCTAGAATTTATTTGATTGCAGTTATGTCTAtttcttttgaataaataaGGATCAAATAGATCAATAATAGACATGccacatttttagaaaaaaatttggtgcgtgtttcatatttttctaatttaaaatgaattagttttgattctTAGATCTAagtaaatttattattttttaaaaaatataaaatcacCTTTGAAACCACCCTAAGGGCCAAATTTATACAATTTTGATAGTTTGATGATCTTCATTATTCAATTTTGTAGTTAAAGGTTGAAAACTAAATATTTGTGATAGTTTGAATGTGTAAActgaacttttcctttatattaTTCTTTCCCTATGCTTGGCCGGGACTGTCTGGCTAGTTCTTTATGAAGCACcggaattatttttttaaagagGACACACAGGAATCATAATTTTCCATGTTCTTAAAAGCTACCTCGAATAAGCACCAAGAAACAATCTtccaatttttctttcaattttttttacctgAAATCATCACCTACTGGCACTGCTACTGTCACTAGTGCAATCAAGGAGTTACAAAGTGACGGGACAATGTAATGCAGGGGATGGTGTTGCTGGTGCTGTCGGTCTCCCTGCCGGCGCTGAAACCGCGGCCGTGCCACGCCGGCGTGTGCCCCAAGGCCTCGGCACTGCAGCTCGGGGTCTACTTCGGCGGGCTGTACATCGTGGCCTTGGGCAACGGCGGCACCAAGCCCAACATCTCCACCATTGGCGCCGACCAGTTCGACGAGTTCGACCCGCGGGAGAAGATGCACAAGCTCTCCTTCTTCAACTGGTGGATGTTCACCATCTTCCTCGGCATCCTCTTCTCCTCCACCGTCCTCGTCTACCTCCAGGACAACGTCAGCTGGGCCATCGGGTACGGCATCCCCACGCTGGGCCTCCTGGTCTCCATCGCCGTCTTCCTCGCCGGCACCAAGCTGTACCGCCACAGGTTGCCGCAGGGCAGCGCGTTCACGAGCATGGGCAgggtgctcgccgccgcgctcatcAAGTGGAACGTCCCCGTCCCGACCGACGCCAAGGAGCTGCACGAGCTGGACCTCGAGGTGTACACGAGGAAGCGCAGGTTCCGGATGGACTCGACCAACTCCATGAGGTTCCTGAACAAGGCCGCCGTGAAGGAcaacaagggcggcggcggcggcggctcgccggcgaggtggagccTGTGCACGGTTacccaggtggaggagacgaaGCAGATGATCAAGCTGGTGCCCCTCCTCGTGACAATGTTCGTGCCGTGCACGCTGATCGCGCAGACCAACACCCTGTTCGTGAAGCAGGGCGCGACCATGAACCGGCACATGGGGCCGCGCTTCCAGatcccgccggcgagcctcggcGCGTTCGTCACGCTGACCATGCTCATCACCGTCGCGGTGTACGACCGGGTCCTCGTCAGGGCCGTGCGGCGGTACACGAAGAACCCGCGAGGGATCACCATCCTGAAGCGGATGGGCATCGGCCTGTTCCTGCAGGTGGTGACCATGGGGATCGCGTCGGCGGCCGAGAGCCGAAGGCTGGCGTACGCGCGGAGCCATGGCCTGGACaagaccggcggcgagctcgggctcaccatCTTCGTGCTGCTCCCGCAGTTCGTGCTGATGGGCCTCGCCGACGCGTTCCTGGTGGTGGGCATGATCGAGTTCTTCTACGACCAGGCGCCTGAGAGCATGAAGAGCCTGGGCACGGCCATGTCGCTGACGGCGTACGGCATCGGCAACATCCTCAGCAGCTTCCTGCTGTCCACCGTGACGCGCATCACCGGCGAGCGGGGGAACGCCTGGGTCACCAACAACCTCAACGCCTCCAACCTCGACTACTACTACGCCTTCCTCACCGTGCTCGGCGGCATCAACTTCCTGGCATTCCTCGCGCTCAGCGGCGTGTACAGGTACAAGGGCGAGTCCACGGAGACGATCGACATTGTCATGGGCCTCGAGGCCGAGAAAGCCAAGCTGCAGGCGGAGCCACTGGGTTGAAATAATGAAGCAGGAGaagggcccgccgccgccatgatgCGATCCGTCCGCCGTGTTCATGTATAGTACAGTAGTATAGCACTGCCAAAGCATACGGCTTTTGAGGCTCCACTGTTCCACTGTTGTGAAAAAAAATCACAGGATTTCCACAAATAGTTTCCGTATGAACAAATCAGGAAAAAGAATACCAAAAGTTGTGTGCAAAAAATGACTGACAAAGAATATAGAAATTTGGTTCGCTTCCAAAAGTGTACATATTTGGTTCGCTTCCAAGCAATCGATGCTCCAAGAATATGGAAATGTTTTCAGTGGGATACACAGAGTAGTCTCACGAAGCTTTATCCATCATCCATGACACTTTTTTCTGAATATGACGCCGGTGGCCTTTTTGACAGTTGAATAGTATGATTTTTTGACGTGACGGGGTGTGATCATACACCCAACCTTCATCCCTTATCGATCAATGCGGCGCACAAATCTGTGATGGGCACCTGTTATCTACAGCGCGAAGGGCACAAGTGGCACTCGGACAAAGCAAGCAAGAAGTTTCTGTAGTCGACAGCACTAGCACCAGCACTGTAAGCAGCACTAGCACTAGCACCAGCAAAAGACATGTCCgttcgctgggctggagctggtaaTTGGAATTGtgtaagagaaaaatactgttagattggctggagctggagctggagctagtGGCTAGAGtagtgtgagaggaaaatactattGCCCTGGAGCTAGCTGCCGATCGGAGTGCAAATGAAGTGGCCAGGTCAGTAGTCAAAATGAATAGGCAGCGCCCCCGCCCCCACTGCACCAGCACTGTAAGCAGGCGGACAGTAGCGAAGACAATCACAGCCTTTGCAAGTAGCTCGAGTCGTCTTCAGAGACGACTTTGGTGAGCCTGAGAGGAATACATCGACAGGGACCATGGATAGTACCGCCACTTGCACAAATCTAGTTGATTCCGGATCTGGTGCACCCAAATGCCCCATTACCCCGTGTCTCCATCAAAGATTCGACCTTTCAGTTGCGAAGATGCCCTGAGAAATTCGACTGATTTTGAGCGCAAAGAAAATGACACACAAATACATCCCATAGATTGGGATGCTGTGCAGCAAATACAGCTAGTCGATAGACCGGATGAGATAATTTAGAGATGGACCGCAAATGGCTGTTACACCTCAAAGTCACCTTACCATGCGCAATTGAAAGGAACTTACTGTACATTTGATGCCAAAGCTGTTTGGAGTTCACATGCAGAAGGGAAATATAGATTTTTTTGGCTGGCTTTTAGTTCAAAGCAAGATCCTAACAGCGGATAAGTTGATGGCTAGGCATTGGCCGTGTAATACCATTTGTGCCTTATGTGATCAGGAACAACAGGGGCTCACCTTTGTTTGCACTGCAATTTCACCAAGCAAGCAAGTTTGGCTTCCGGTAAGCAATTGGACGTGAGGCATAATCCAAGTACCTGCTGACCAAGATGAAGGGCTTGAGGATTGGTGGACGAGAAGCTTGGAGATGCTACCTCTAGTTCAGAAACGATCGGTCGCTGCGATTCAACTTTATTCTGCATGGAATATCTGGAAAGAGAGGAACCGAAGGGTCTTCGATCAAAAGTCGTTGCAGCCACCACAAGTTTTTCAACTGATCAGAGAAGTTAATCTTAAAAGGGTAGCTTGTGGCACTCCAGTGGTGTCTTAGCATTGTCTCAATGAGTCGAGGAGATTTCTTTGTTTCTTATAATCACAACTACTTGTATTAACTGTTAACTCTTGATTCCTCCCTTAAATGCATTGGCAATGCTCCTGCCTAGTTTTCAAAGGAAAAAACACCCCATTGAGAATTTCCCCAAAAAGTGTTTGTATGGCGGCATCGGATAGGTATGAAACTCTTAATCCtctagagaaaaaaaaatgaggaTGCAGAATGCCGAAAAGATGCTTAGGTCGTGTTTAGTTCcagcgcaaaaaaattttgcgttggaattttgctaatttgaagtactaaatgaaatctatttacaaaactttttgcacagat from Panicum virgatum strain AP13 chromosome 9K, P.virgatum_v5, whole genome shotgun sequence encodes:
- the LOC120647369 gene encoding protein NRT1/ PTR FAMILY 5.2-like, whose product is MAGAGSPAMEKGDLRGAAAAEYAQDGSVDLRGNPVLRSKRGGWTACSFIVVYELFERMAYYGIASNLIIYLTEKLHQGTVEASNNVTNWSGTVFLTPLLGAYVADAYLGRYWTFVIGSAIYFMGMVLLVLSVSLPALKPRPCHAGVCPKASALQLGVYFGGLYIVALGNGGTKPNISTIGADQFDEFDPREKMHKLSFFNWWMFTIFLGILFSSTVLVYLQDNVSWAIGYGIPTLGLLVSIAVFLAGTKLYRHRLPQGSAFTSMGRVLAAALIKWNVPVPTDAKELHELDLEVYTRKRRFRMDSTNSMRFLNKAAVKDNKGGGGGGSPARWSLCTVTQVEETKQMIKLVPLLVTMFVPCTLIAQTNTLFVKQGATMNRHMGPRFQIPPASLGAFVTLTMLITVAVYDRVLVRAVRRYTKNPRGITILKRMGIGLFLQVVTMGIASAAESRRLAYARSHGLDKTGGELGLTIFVLLPQFVLMGLADAFLVVGMIEFFYDQAPESMKSLGTAMSLTAYGIGNILSSFLLSTVTRITGERGNAWVTNNLNASNLDYYYAFLTVLGGINFLAFLALSGVYRYKGESTETIDIVMGLEAEKAKLQAEPLG